Proteins encoded by one window of Streptomyces clavuligerus:
- the hlmE gene encoding holomycin non-ribosomal peptide synthetase HlmE — protein MVKRGVEFMEDLVAESLNSHPQTLPGAESRPAERHDAFPLTDIQHGYLIGRHKGLELGGVSSHYFFEFDGPALDVPRLTTALGRVVERHDMLRAVTDADGAQRVLAETPPYAIAVTDLREVSDAERDEALARIRAELENQVLPSDRWPPFDIRATHLPDRRTRLHVSVDLLFVDVRSLLLVLAEWRRFYDDPAWSPAPLDHTFRDHVLAERELRDGPAGRRAADYWTARLDEIPPAPDLPLATAPEQIGPPSFVLHRAVLPQDRWAALSATARRHGLTPSNLLLAAYAEVLRTWSRRQEFTLTLTLFKRLPLHPETNGVVGNFLSPNLLTVDGRSDETFGRRAARVQNRLLADLEHSAYGGVQVLRELTRRQGDGRNVSMPVVFTSTLDGDEGDAKGDPLSVFGELAHSASQTPQVWLENQVFEENGALTVNWNAVDGLFAPDTLDAMFHAYLALLDRLTDDESAWETAGGAVPLPAAELAERRAANATATDIPPRRLHELVHEAALRRPDAVAVITDGTEVTYRTLQENAHRIARRLRAEGCAEPDTLVAVSMRPGAAQIAALLGVLHAGAAYVAIDPELPEERRHSLLHRCRARAVVTEVELGASLSWPGGIQVVTPDDPATLRCGTGPLESRQSVDDLAYVIFTSGSTGEPKGVMISHRSAANTVQDINARFEVNERDRVLALAPAGFDLSVYDVFGILGAGGCVVVPSAGRGNDVAHWTELLDRHGVTVWNSVPAPMRLWTESLADLAEQDGAGHGGSLRLALLSGDWIPVALPGQIRRRVPGMRTISLGGATEGSIWSVCYPIGEVPADWTSIPYGKPLANQTLHVLNTWLEPSPRGVTGDIYIGGVGVAQGYWSDPVRTAERFIEHPVTGERLYRTGDLGRYLPGGDIEILGREDFQVKINGYRVELGEIEAALGRLPGMRQVMVTAPAHPRTGQRQLTAHLVGDDPAVLEPVALRTAMEAVLPGYMVPSHYLTRDALPLTANGKIDRDALALPWSDGDVAQGRTAPRGTVEERLFALWAELLGHSEFGVEDGFFDVGGDSLHAVRIIARLRADFGIDENAEQQVIEGLFMNATIADFTEVVRPFEEAGA, from the coding sequence ATGGTGAAGAGAGGCGTGGAATTCATGGAAGACCTTGTTGCCGAGTCGCTGAACAGTCACCCGCAGACCCTGCCCGGGGCCGAATCGCGCCCTGCGGAACGTCATGACGCGTTCCCGCTGACCGATATCCAGCACGGATACCTGATCGGCCGCCACAAGGGCCTGGAGCTCGGCGGTGTGTCCAGCCACTACTTCTTCGAGTTCGACGGGCCTGCCCTGGACGTCCCCCGCCTCACCACCGCCCTCGGCCGGGTCGTGGAACGCCACGACATGCTCCGTGCGGTGACCGACGCCGACGGAGCCCAGCGGGTCCTGGCCGAGACGCCCCCGTACGCCATCGCCGTCACCGACCTGCGCGAGGTGTCCGATGCCGAACGGGACGAGGCGCTGGCACGCATCCGCGCCGAGCTGGAGAACCAGGTCCTGCCCAGCGACCGTTGGCCGCCCTTCGACATCCGGGCCACGCACCTCCCCGACCGGCGCACCCGGCTGCACGTCAGCGTCGACCTGCTCTTCGTCGACGTCCGCAGCCTCCTGCTCGTCCTCGCGGAGTGGCGGCGCTTCTACGACGACCCCGCCTGGTCCCCCGCCCCGCTCGACCACACCTTCCGCGACCACGTCCTCGCCGAGCGAGAGCTCCGCGACGGCCCGGCCGGCCGCCGCGCCGCCGACTACTGGACGGCGCGCCTCGACGAGATCCCCCCGGCGCCCGACCTGCCTCTGGCCACCGCCCCCGAGCAGATCGGCCCGCCCTCCTTCGTCCTGCACCGGGCCGTCCTGCCCCAGGACCGGTGGGCCGCCCTGTCGGCCACTGCCCGCCGGCACGGACTCACCCCCTCCAACCTGCTGCTCGCGGCCTACGCCGAGGTGCTGCGGACCTGGTCGCGGCGGCAGGAGTTCACCCTCACCCTCACTCTGTTCAAGCGGCTGCCGCTGCACCCGGAGACCAACGGCGTCGTGGGCAACTTCCTCTCCCCGAACCTGCTCACCGTCGACGGCCGATCCGACGAGACGTTCGGGCGCCGGGCTGCTCGGGTGCAGAACCGGCTGCTCGCCGACCTGGAGCACTCCGCGTACGGAGGAGTGCAAGTCCTGCGTGAACTGACCCGACGTCAGGGCGATGGGCGCAACGTGTCCATGCCGGTGGTCTTCACCAGCACCCTCGACGGCGACGAGGGCGACGCCAAGGGCGACCCGCTGAGCGTCTTCGGCGAACTGGCGCACAGCGCGAGCCAGACCCCCCAGGTCTGGCTGGAGAACCAGGTCTTCGAGGAGAACGGCGCCCTCACCGTCAACTGGAACGCGGTCGACGGGCTGTTCGCCCCCGACACGCTCGACGCCATGTTCCACGCCTACCTGGCCCTGCTGGACCGGCTCACCGACGACGAGAGCGCCTGGGAGACCGCCGGTGGCGCCGTACCCCTGCCCGCGGCCGAACTCGCCGAGCGCCGCGCGGCCAACGCGACCGCCACCGACATCCCGCCGCGGCGCCTCCACGAGCTGGTACACGAAGCCGCCCTCCGACGCCCCGACGCCGTCGCCGTGATCACCGACGGGACCGAGGTCACCTACCGGACGCTCCAGGAGAACGCGCACCGGATCGCCCGACGGCTCCGCGCGGAGGGCTGCGCGGAACCGGACACTCTCGTCGCCGTCTCCATGCGGCCGGGCGCCGCGCAGATCGCCGCCCTGCTGGGCGTTCTGCACGCGGGAGCCGCGTACGTCGCCATCGACCCGGAACTGCCCGAGGAGCGCCGCCACTCCCTGCTGCATCGATGTCGGGCCAGGGCCGTCGTCACCGAGGTGGAACTGGGCGCATCCCTCAGCTGGCCCGGCGGCATCCAGGTCGTCACCCCCGACGACCCGGCGACGCTGCGGTGCGGCACCGGACCGCTGGAGAGCCGGCAGAGCGTCGACGACCTCGCGTACGTGATCTTCACGTCCGGCTCCACGGGCGAACCGAAGGGGGTGATGATCTCGCACCGCAGCGCCGCGAACACCGTGCAGGACATCAACGCCCGCTTCGAGGTGAACGAGCGGGACCGGGTCCTGGCACTCGCCCCGGCCGGGTTCGACCTCTCCGTCTACGACGTCTTCGGGATCCTGGGCGCGGGCGGCTGCGTGGTTGTCCCCTCCGCCGGGCGCGGCAACGACGTCGCCCACTGGACGGAGCTGCTGGACCGGCACGGGGTCACCGTCTGGAACAGCGTGCCCGCCCCGATGCGTCTGTGGACCGAGTCCCTGGCCGACCTGGCCGAACAGGACGGCGCCGGGCACGGCGGGAGCCTGCGGCTGGCTCTGCTGAGCGGCGACTGGATCCCCGTCGCGCTGCCCGGCCAGATCCGTCGGCGCGTCCCGGGCATGCGGACGATCAGCCTGGGCGGGGCGACCGAGGGGTCGATCTGGTCGGTGTGCTACCCGATCGGGGAGGTTCCGGCCGACTGGACGAGCATTCCGTACGGCAAACCGCTCGCCAACCAGACCCTGCACGTCCTCAACACCTGGCTGGAACCGTCCCCGCGAGGAGTGACGGGCGACATCTACATCGGCGGCGTCGGCGTGGCCCAGGGCTACTGGAGCGACCCGGTACGCACGGCCGAGCGGTTCATCGAACACCCGGTGACCGGCGAACGGCTCTACCGGACCGGTGACCTCGGCCGGTACCTGCCCGGCGGGGACATCGAGATCCTCGGCCGTGAGGATTTCCAGGTGAAGATCAACGGCTATCGGGTCGAACTCGGCGAGATCGAGGCCGCTCTGGGCCGGCTGCCGGGCATGCGGCAGGTGATGGTCACCGCCCCGGCCCACCCCCGTACCGGACAGCGGCAGCTGACCGCCCACCTGGTCGGCGACGACCCGGCGGTCCTCGAACCGGTGGCCCTGCGCACCGCGATGGAGGCGGTGCTGCCCGGCTACATGGTGCCCTCGCACTATCTGACGCGAGACGCACTCCCGCTGACCGCGAACGGGAAGATCGACCGGGACGCGCTGGCGCTGCCCTGGAGCGACGGCGACGTGGCCCAGGGCCGGACCGCGCCGCGCGGCACCGTCGAGGAGCGACTGTTCGCGCTGTGGGCGGAGCTGCTGGGGCACAGCGAGTTCGGCGTCGAGGACGGCTTCTTCGACGTGGGCGGCGACTCGCTGCACGCCGTACGGATCATCGCCCGGCTGCGCGCCGACTTCGGCATCGACGAGAATGCCGAACAGCAGGTCATCGAGGGGCTGTTCATGAACGCGACGATCGCGGACTTCACCGAGGTCGTCCGGCCCTTCGAGGAGGCCGGCGCATGA